The following DNA comes from Cyprinus carpio isolate SPL01 chromosome A4, ASM1834038v1, whole genome shotgun sequence.
CTGATTGGTTAGTTTTAATAAATCACCAAGAGACAGATAGGCGTTTGACTGGACGTCAACAACCAAACGAtatgagaaacattttttttgttgcattaaaagtcaataaagaTGTGATTTATTATTTGAAGATAAGGCAGAAACAGAAATAGGAAATACTTACAGACAAGCTTCACTAAGCCAGTGCTGTAGTACATGAAGTGGAATGAGGAAGGATAAATGGAAGGAAACAGAAAGAATGTGAAAAGGCGAAGCAGGAAATGATTAGTATGTCACTACAGGGTTATGGAGTGAAGATATGACACAGTAACTGTGGCTCACCTGTGTGGACAGAGCGAGAGTGGTGTGTGAAGCTGTACACAGGGTGAGCTGGGTGGGCGTCACCTCTCTGATGATCGTGTCATCCAGACCCTCGATGCGGGGCTTCTTATTGGGTTCAGGGCTGGTGAGAGGGGTCACACTGTTTCTCCTGATCAGAGTGCTCGGGCCTCTCTTCACATCCTAGAGAGAGAAGATAGAACAAGAGATTAAAAAGCTGAAATGGATCAGCGTTTGTGTATAGTGTTGTATATGCGCTTGTGCTTACATCTGGTCTGTCTCTATGTGTGTTCACTgcctccacattcagagagataGATTCAACTTTGCaccctttaaaacaacaacaacaacatcacacaatTAGTTTGTGTTATATCCCTTATCAAAATGATTCAGATTAGATATTATCAGAGATAATAAACTTACCATAAGCCACCGGGGTCAGCTTCAGTACTGTGTGGAGTGGACACTTCAAGTACGGCATCTCATCTGCCGACAGGAAATTAAAAAGTTAGCATGATTGCACTGCAAATAAGGACGGAACAGTGTACAGATGCAGATGCATTTACTTACTAAGTAAACTTCTACTGTTTTCCATAGAAGAATGACTTGAGGGTGCGTAAATGATGACATGAAGTTTCATTTAAGAATCTCACCTGCACTTTTGTCCAAGAAGTAGGCTAGTAGGCAACGCATCACAGCCTGGTGACAGATGACAAGAACATTTTCCTGTCGTTCCAGTTCCATGATCACAGGTTCCACCCGCTGAACCAAATCCTGATATGACTGGAGAAAGACAGAAGCATTTTATTAAGGATACTTTCTTATATTCATTGTAGTAAAATAAAGGCGTTTCGTCTGTTCGTACCTCTCCGGAGGGGTAGCGGTAGTAGTATTTGTCTTGATCTCTGAGAGCAAACTCATCTGGAAACCTCTCCCTCACTTCTTCATAGGTCATCTCCTCACACACACCCTATAGACAACATACAACCATCTTAAAGAGATTGAAATGAAGTAGCATTGCAGAAAAACCAAACCAGAGATGCGTGCACTTACGCCATCAATCTCATTCAGGGCTTTCCACTGCTCGTACGGGACATTGAGGGCCTCGGCGGTTTGGATACTACGACGCAGCTGGCTCGTCCAAACCTTCAAGTCCTTTAAGTTCTGCTCTTTCACAAATTTAGCAAGAGCTCCTGCAAACTACAGAGTGAGACGGTTTGTTATTCCGGAGAGTTTGGACAAATTGGACACATGGGTAATTTAGTACTCTTGGCTAGAACACGGTTTCAAATTGTACAAATACCGTCCTTGGGATTAATGGCAACAACATGCCTGTTTATAACGACTTGCAAAGGTATAAATCAGTTCAAGATGAGTCAAGAACTATTCAAAAGTAATTACCCGACCTCCCAAGTCAAACCTCCTGCGTTATTTTCATTCTTTTCCCAGATTTATGAGCGTAGTACCTTTCGTCCACGTGTAGACAGTCCAGAGTCTCCGCCCAGTCGGCCCTGCAGGTTGTGTTGGCTCTCACCATGGCGACACAAATAAATAGACCGCGGCTGCACATGGATGTTCATCAGGTAGTAGACGATCCGACTCTGGATGTGGTCTTGAATGCGGTTCACCAGGAACCTGCGACCGACGTCAATCACTTTGATGAAGGACAAATTTCTGTGAGGACAAACAAGGAAATGTGGGTAATCTTGTGATATTACAGATAAGTCGGTGACGAAGAAAGTGTGTATTGCTAGCGTACTTGTCATATTGGTCAGGGTCAAGCGGCTGATAGTTCATTCTGTAACATTCAATTCTTTTCTTAAAGTCCTCCATGGCATCCGTCTTTTGCAATCTTATAGTCAGGACATGACACCATTAACTTCCTGTTTAGGTTGCAATCTTAGAATGATAGTCAGGACATGACACCTTAACTTCCTGTTTAGGTATTAATGTAAGTAATTTAGAATTACTGTCAGTAATTTAACAGTCATTgtgcgttttatatatatatatatatataagtttgaaACTCTAAATCATGTGACTTACCAAGATATTACAGGCGATTACATTTGGGTCATCACAAACAGACTCAATGAAGAAAATCTGCAGAAGTACATTTGTATTAGTGGTCTTCATCTCTGTAACTGTCATCAAAAGCAATCTACAAGAGAATATAACTGACCTTGAAGCCATTTACTGAACCAAACTCCAAGATCATATCTCGTCGCTCTCTGGTTGTGTTTGTAGCATCAAAAACCTGTGGAAAGATACAGCAGTGAGGATCTGCTCTGCTCTGCATAGCTAGCGGTTTATACATCTGCAGAAGATACTTACAGCCACTTGACCTTCCTCTTCAGTGAGGTAAGTCTTGACATCTCTCAGAGCGGCCAAGGCACACTGCCTGAggacaaaacaaaatgattaattaCTCCATATATCTACATAAACGAGTTGAACTAGAATTCATTTGCATGTTATGACATTGTGTAGTTCAGGCACACAACTCACTGTCGGATTTTGACGGCATCCTCATTGTCCGATTTGAAGAAATCGTAAGAGCTGTAGTGTTTCACTGCCTCTCGTCGATACTCGCCAACGTTAAAGACTAGaaacacacatattcacaatTAAGAATTCAtgcaaaatgctatttaaaataaaaataatattattaagtagtttacaaatttaaataatgtagttatatatatagCTTGATTTTGTACCTTTTGTGGGAATACCAATCCAGTTGAGGTAGCGTGTGAGTTTCCTTGAAATGTAGGTTTTGCCCCGCGCAGGAAGCCCTACCATCACTATCACTGTTGGGGGGTTTGCCAGGTGGGGGCCTCCATGTGCtgaaattaaagataaaataaaatacctggTCACATTATGCTAAATGTTTTTTAGGTTGGGGTATAATTGTTGTTAAATTTATGGTAAACAAATGTATATGGTCATATTGTGCTGACTGTTAGCGACCCTCCCCGCCAGCCAATCAGACAGCCAGCTATGGGCCAGGTCATGTGCGCACAGATGCACTTTCAAAACTAAACATTTACTACACTTAAATGCACATGCACATTCCACGCCGCCGGCAGCAAGACGTTAACCGGGTCAGGCGCAGATAAGTCTCACTTTCttgtacacacagacacacatgaatCCTCAAAGAAGTAAATGTTTCTGTGCATGCCTTAAGTTTCATGGGAATCATcacaaattatatgtatttatgcagATGTGCATTAGGCAGGATTCAGAGTTTTGTATATTCtaattgagtttttatttcatCAAGTTATTTATTGGTTAGAATAATCcctattagagagagagaaagtatgcAGCAGTTCTTCTCAATGAATTACAGACGTCCATTGGCAGGTGGCTATGTGAACCAGCGCAGTCAGGGTTAATCCTTAAGAAGATCCCCATGGAAACACTTAACCTCAAACTCAGCTCAATCAGCAGACACAGACAATGATCTTATTAGACTTTTACTGGCTATCCACGTACAATGACCAGACAGAATCTCATGCCTAGGtcataattcattatatattatatttttatgcataaagGATATTATGATTAATTTAGGGACATTAACATGTTGGAATCTTACTGTTGTTTTAGAAGAGTACATTTAGAAGGAAATTTAACCcccttatttatgtatttacaataGCAATTTCattatattgtacaatattttgcaatagtgcaattaaaaaaaaacactctactGGATAcaattatttcactgtattaaaatctgcaaataaaatgtgtcattgcataaattattacaattgtattattttttaatttaaaggtttatggtctgttgatttattttttgcaattgttCTGTCTTTAATTACATACATCGACACTCACTTACCAAATATGAGCACTTCTGTATAGGCTATTTATCATTTAATGCAGTAAATTATGCCTTCATTATAATCACAGTGAACAACATGAGAGGCAGTGTGGTATCCCGCTTCTGATTGTAATTCCTATGCATCCGCTACTGGCATCACGTTCACGCCAATTGTAGGTAAATATATTCGACCAATCAGAGCCCAGCATGATTGGAACACCTATCCGTCAAATCCCTATCCAGAGTTCGTCAATGCCTTGGCGTCATCAGAGTGCAAATGAGTTCGAAAGTCTTTACAAAGGTGATGCGCCCGGGTTTCCATGACAACAGAATCAATCGAGATAGTGCTATATTAGAATGTTAAACTCTGTATTCATGGCTACCGATGATCATCACCTTAAACATCATATGTTAATACGCtctaatgttaataataataatatatgtgttcACCATTCTTTAATATGAATATGTAATCACTTACATGTACGGGGCATTGAAGGTTTGTCATCCTTAGAGGGAATCCAGATTTTTTGGATCCTGTTTTGGGTTAGTTCCCTTGGCATTCCTTTCAGATCGGGAAATATCAGCAAAAACTGCGGCACGTTACACACCGGCTTCGGAAATTCCAAGATTGTTTGCGAACACAAACGAAAACTCAAGAATCAAGGTACTCTTCTTTGTGAGTCTTCGTCTTTGAAAGCTGTTTGAATATTTGCGGCGATTTGTCTCCGTTATGATTTTGAAGACCACTTCGCTCTGCTTCCCGGTAATCTCTAGCATCACGTTTCTCTTCATCCGCGCTTTAAATACGGAACCAGCGACACGAGGTGTGACGCAACTAGAGAAGGCGTGTCTGCCGGTGAGAGCGTTCACACGCGCCACCTTGCGGGGAAACGCAAAACAtggttaaaatgcaaaaataaatgcacaactaCAGTGTACGCTTTGCATCCATGCGTTTTAATAACAGACtatttgattttatgattttgatGTTTAGTTATATTTCTAAATGCTAATTATATGCACAAAATGATAAAAGGGCAGTGCACTCAAGAGCATTAAATATGCAGGTCACGCGTCGAGTGGGCATCCCCAAATGCCTACGTGCGGGGAGTCACTACATCAATCCATCAATCTTCCTAAAcctgtgcaaaaaaattaaaaatagccaGCATCTTCAAGCTTGTTGAAATACTggcttgtgtttttaaaattataattcccTGCCATAAAAGTAGTGAATTAGTAATGAATGTAAAGGTCAACtcttaatgtaaaataatgataGTCTGTTTTATTTCCGTATCTGTAAAAAGGTTGATTTATTTTTGAACTGATGAATCAGCGATTAAATGAAACTGCACGTGCATGTAATTTCAAGAATTAATTTATGTAACTATTACCAAAAACCAGTGATTTGAAAGAAATGACAGATTGCATTGTTATTGGGgtttatttaacaacaaaaaaaaaaaagttaagaacaattcaattaattacttaaaaaaaaatcaaaattatttcaaacttcCAGTCTaatgaaaattcatcattttGGATCATTATAGAAAAGTTAACTTAGCTGAATTTAACGTTATGCTATTtagtgtttgtttagttttttgcactttttgtttttgtcagtttttttgttttttgtttattctgtcCTTTTTCGTcttattgcattgttttatttagaatataaatagCTATACTGAGTAAAAGAATGAGGGAATATGTGCATGTATTCCTTTATTTAAGCCTTTGTTGGTTTTGAGCTCTGCAGGGCAATGCTGACTCTCACATCTGCACGTACAGGATGAAAACCGAGGGCGTGACATCACTCTACCACCCTCGCACCTTCTCTGTCCAGAAAATATCACACGCATCGTTACAAGGAAAATGACTTATTTTGGCTAGTTCTCACGTGGCAGCTCTTTGTTTCTCTTACCGACCAATATTTCACTAGACATCTGAAGGTGATCAGAAAAGAAATCATTCTATTCATCCCTTCTCACACAGACACGTGACACCCAGAGAAAGCAAGTTAGTTGCGAGTCATAAGAGAACGGTTTTGTTTTTCTCACGCTTCTCGTGATTCCAGGTATCACTTTCCCACTCTTTCAAGTCTTTGTTAATGCACAGTGAACCTGTTTCCCGCCGGCTGCAGCGCTGACTCAGTCCCAGAAAGCTGTCTGTCTCAGCTCTCAagaggtttcttttcttttttttttagttggctgATATTTGATTTGCGGGACCCTCCGGGTGAGCTGAAATGACTATCATTCTAAAATATGTATACACGCCTTAGACTTATTCGCATAGTGTTTTTAAGGCAAGCAGATGGtactactgttaaaaataaaaataaataaataaaaaaaaaaacctttacaaaatCTTAGTATTTCACTTAAACATGTAACCCTTACCTTTGTTTTGTGGACATTAATGATAAAGTATTCATATGGCTTTTTGAGGAGAGGTCTGAAACACTCTCATTCCAATCCGTAACCCGCGATTTTATCATTCGAATTCATATGAAACAGCCACCTTGTAAaacagagtttttttgttttgtttttaattttaccttTCCGAATCATGTGATCGGGATGGATATGCTattacttttcttaaaaaaaaatgactctccTAACTTGCAATTTTCATCTGATTGTCGAGAAGCAGGCTATAGTTTAACACTGAAGCCCCCAAATAATTATCTAGAGGCTTGGAGGTGGGACAGTTAGTAAGCACCTAAACCCACCAGATCACGCTATAAATCACACAGCAAAGCTCCAATAACCACTctgaacatcttagcaaccatatagcaacgcTCTAACAACGCTCTTTGCAACTGCACAGCAAATTTGTCGCAAATTTATatgactttacatttttatataatctgcTCTCGCCCCATGAGGGCTAGggatgtatttttgcattttttttttttaaataaaaatcctattTCCATATGAATCACATCATACAAATTTGTGCACAACTGCAAACAGTTctgttttctcatgagattgggTGGAACAAGCACGCCGAACAGCTTATTTTTCAAGTTTCattagaaaattagaaatctCTCGGAAATCTCAAACCGGTTTTGGGACAGAGATCCTGGTATTTGGGTTACTGACTGGCATACGAAACGTCAATGGCTTTTTAGTGAAGTGCACTGCTAGATCTTCTATTTAACTTGCTTACAAAACACACATTGTAGAACACGCTTCCTGTTAAAAGATGTGGAAATACGGATTGCTTCATGCATCTgaacaagaacaaacaaacaaacacctacAATAGGAAATAAGACCCTAGAGCAAACACTAAACAGTACACATGGTTGTTGTGATACACACTGTTAGCATAAAGTGTTGACTGACTGTTGAGTGAGAAAGGCAAGTGATCCTGAAGTGGGATAAGATATCAAAACCAGGAATagaccacaacacacacacacacacacacacacacacacacacacacacagtgaagtgTACACAGTCACACACTTTTTAATGTTCTGAGCCAGTGAGTAATGAATGGACCTTTCAGGAATCGGTTTCTTACTAAACCTTTGAGAAAATGTACATTGTGTTACTACATATAAAAGAACCTGCATGATAGTTTGGTGCATATTAATGTAAGCTGTATCCTTTAGGTGTGTTTTTATGGACTGTAGGGCCATTAAAATAGTCATAGATCATAAATTAATTTCACAAGTTAAATTGCAGGGAGTCATTTTCGATAAACACTGTCCAGACTAGAGTTCTGATGTACtgtttactgtaaatgaaacTGGCAACCCAACCTCTCGTCTCACACCATACGTACAAGCACAGTCAGAGCAATTCAAACTAAACTACACCTTCCTAACGGAGGTAACGGTCACACATCTGTTGACGGCCGTATGAAGGCGAGACTCAAGACTAAAtcaaagggagagttcacccacaatttactcaccctcgtgttgttccaaacgtttatgactttattttatctgtggaacacaaaagacattgtttaaaaaactgttttgtccatacaatgaaagtaaatggggtccaaacCATCTTTTGTTtccaactgaagaaagaaatgcatacaagtttggaacaacatgtgggtgaaCTTATCCATTTAAATTAGGCCTTTGGGCAAACCTAACAATAAACCACCAAATCTAAAATAGTATATCATAAAACTGCATAAACCCCCACAACTGTAAATATCGATTATTtccccacacacatacactaggATGAGTTGAGAAATCATGatatacagaaaacagaaatcatgTAGAGTATGATTGGCTCAGACTCTTTTATCTTCAGGCTATGAATGCATTCAGTTGCAGGctatcaaatgtttaatattttgagctGATTAGAACACATTAATCTTCTAGCAACGAGGCACATATTTCTGTGGTTTTGTGTAattccagtcttttttttttctgtaaccatTTAAAAAGGCGGCAAGTTTATGATGCCtagtttttaaaatctgttcagagcCTTAAGGGTTAAggaaaagtattttaatttttttttttttttttttacagacattggcttaactaaaaaaaaaaaagaaaagaaaaaaagtcaatattcattataaaaatgctattggaggtttagctttttaaaattattattattaatttacatgacttttccaggtctacaaattaaaattttatcattaaaattgattttaagtttTCCAAGATTGTGGAAACCctggttctttaaagaaaaaaaggggcgaatataaattttaaatatatatatatatatttgttctagcttattttaaagcttgatttttctggttttaaatacttttaagacACTTAAGTACTTTGCTGTTTGTAGAAGTTTGCTaaggccccctagtgggccctGACTGAGAAACACTGCTCTACAGCATACATACGGCTCAAGTCTAGTCCCTCCTACAATTCAAGTCTAGAGGATTTTTCCAACATAATTTTAATGGCAATTCGTAACTGTTTTTTGctaattcatatattcatttgtacactcatttgtatgttttcaaaCAATCTGCTCTCACCCCGCTGAGGTAGGCTTAGTGGTGGAGCTTCttactttatatacatatatatatatagagagagagagagacagatttaagatattttaacatgtataaaaaaatagtatatctTGTTCAGAAATAGTATATCTTGCTTCAACAAGCTGCACGATTTAAGGTATTCTTTATGTCCATATCACAAATATGACGAGGGGTTTATTTTAAATCCGTAACAGCTCAACCCCTTTCTGCCATTTTTCAGACACTCTGTTCATATAATATTCATCTGATGAGGATCTGTTCTGTTTAAACGATTCCTCATGGAGTTCAGTCTATTCTTTCCTTCATTCCCCAGCACCTTCGTCTTGCGTAAGTGCGTCTCTCTCACCAAACCAGAACATGGCACCATCACTGACCCAGTCCAACACATATCCACACACATTTCACATACATATCATACATATTACATGCAGAATCATCTAGTAAAAGACGAAATATTATTTAAGCGATGCATGAGGAAATATCCTGCAGATATGCTTTTGAAAACCTGTTCACCTTTTATTTTGTAACACACAGAACCCAATTTCTGCTCAGGTCAAGACACACATTACGAAAAAGTATAATTCTTTAAGTCTATCAATAGTGTGTGGATCAGAGAGTAAGGGCTCGTGGGAGTCGCTGTTATGTCACAATAGAAGAATGTAGGTTTCCTACTTTCTAGAGAGTCGCATAGGGACATGTGTGTCTGATTATATAAATCACGAACCAGGACTCATTCATTACCATCATCATCACCCCATTCAACATCAGTGTGTACATTTATCTTCTTCAAAACCATGTAGTAACTACTGGAGAAGACCAGTTTTCAATACCAACAACCCTTTTCTTATCTTTCTTTGTTCAGCTAAACAAATAGTCCCACCGCAAACGCACGCCATTGGTTAAACCGTGTTTTGAAAGCATCACATTGCTCATTCATCAGGAAGTAAACCCACAAGGCTCTGCATGTTAAACTGATATATGAAAAAGTCTGTTCCcatattttacctttaaaacAGAACACTAAACGTTTTTATTTCTGGGTTCTTCTTCACAAGGACAAAAGGATTTTTCTAACTGTGATGTAAGAGAGAGACTAGAAGCAATTAACAAAAGAGCAAATGAAATCTTCATTACAAAACATATGCAGAAAAGGGGCACGTAAGCTAATGTTTTACAAGGGTGTATAAAATGACACATGCTATTTACAGAAAGACAAATGACTTCCTCCTGGTGTTTACTCTTTCCTGGTTGTGCAGGACTGGGTCTCCCACTCACACCTGGTCTCCCAGGTCTAAAACACGGAACCTATCCAAGTTATAAAAACAGGCCTTCACCACACGACCTCCAAAGTACCGCCCATTCAGATCCACCACAGCTGAGGAGGACAAAAACAACAGCACGGttatgatgaaatttaaaaaaaaaaacactactagaTCTGAATgtcattaaattgtaaatataaaattacattgcTTCAGGACACACATGGTAATGGtaataaatctaatatttaatatataaaattgtacacaaaataatacataaatgtaatatttaacatttaatacttgtcataatacatcataaaataatacaaaaatttccaataaagttgcaattatgaggcTATGAGCACAACAGAACAGAATTGCTATGAATAAATTTACCATGATTTATAACTTATGACCAGTTGATAGCGCTGTCCTAAAAGCATTACACATTCACCTAAGGCATTTCCTCAAAGTAAGATACAGATCTTTGTCTCAACATAAAAGCTGCCAGGATATAAGCTCATTTCCTATTCTGTATCTTTGCATTAAAATATCTCGTTTGGTTTCGTTTTCCCCCAT
Coding sequences within:
- the LOC109095425 gene encoding LOW QUALITY PROTEIN: 6-phosphofructo-2-kinase/fructose-2,6-bisphosphatase 3-like (The sequence of the model RefSeq protein was modified relative to this genomic sequence to represent the inferred CDS: substituted 2 bases at 2 genomic stop codons), producing the protein MPRELTQNRIQKIWIPSKDDKPSMPRTSHGGPHLANPPTVIVMVGLPARGKTYISRKLTRYLNWIGIPTKVFNVGEYRREAVKHYSSYDFFKSDNEDAVKIRQQCALAALRDVKTYLTEEEGQVAVFDATNTTRERRDMILEFGSVNGFKIFFIESVCDDPNVIACNILEVKVSCPDYHSKIATXTGSXWCHVLTIRLQKTDAMEDFKKRIECYRMNYQPLDPDQYDKNLSFIKVIDVGRRFLVNRIQDHIQSRIVYYLMNIHVQPRSIYLCRHGESQHNLQGRLGGDSGLSTRGRKFAGALAKFVKEQNLKDLKVWTSQLRRSIQTAEALNVPYEQWKALNEIDGGVCEEMTYEEVRERFPDEFALRDQDKYYYRYPSGESYQDLVQRVEPVIMELERQENVLVICHQAVMRCLLAYFLDKSADEMPYLKCPLHTVLKLTPVAYGCKVESISLNVEAVNTHRDRPDDVKRGPSTLIRRNSVTPLTSPEPNKKPRIEGLDDTIIREVTPTQLTLCTASHTTLALSTQNLKKCSIECYEPPQLCL